From Amycolatopsis sp. WQ 127309:
GCTGGACAGCAACCTCGGGCCGGACGGCTACGACGTCGACGCGATGCGGGCGTTCGGCCGGGGCCTGGAAGACCGGTTCCCGGACTTCGCGAAGTTCGCCGCGGCGCACCCGGAGTACGGGCTGGGCTCCACGCCCGCCCAGGTGACGGCGAAGTTCTACGACCTGGCCGCCCGCTTGGACAAGAAGCCGGTCGGCGAGTTCACCGGCGGGATCTTCCGCGGGCTGAACTTCAGCTTCACCTACGGCGACACCTCGTTCCCCATGCTGGCGGCCGCGTGGCAGTCGCTGGACCAGGGCAAGGTGCCGACGCTGGCCGGGGAGGCCGCCACGGAGAACGCCTTCGCCGCCCGGTTCGCCGTCATCTGCACCGACTCGGTCTGGCCGAAGTCGGTGGCGGGCTACCAGCGTGACGTCGCGGTCGACCGGGTCCGCTACCCGATGCTCGGCGCGGCTTCGGCGAACATCTCGGCGTGCGCGTACTGGCAGGCCCCGGCGGCGGAGCCGAAGGTGCGGATCACCGGGAACGGGCCGTCGAACGTCCTGCTGGTGCAGAACCGGCGCGACCCGGGCACCCCGCTGGTGAACGCCCGCAAGCTGCGCGCGGCGTTCGGTGACCGGGCCCGGATGGTCACCATCGACCAGGGTGGCCACGGCGCTTACGTGGTCGCCCCGAACAAGTGCGGCAACACCGCGGTGACCGACTTCCTGGTCACGGGCGAGCGCCCGGCGCACGACACGTCCTGCGCGGCGGAAACCTCCTGATCGACGCGTTTGCGGGCCCGGCCGGCGTGAACCCGGCTGGGCCCGCAAACGTTTACGTCACCCGGTCGTGGACGAGTCCTTCGCCGGGGCGGGCACGTCCAGGCTGGTGCGCAGCACAACCGGCTTGAGCAGGACCGCCGCGAGCACGCCCAGCAGCGCGACGCCCGCGGAGATGGCGAAGATGTGCCCGGTGGCGGCCCCGTAGGCGGCCGGCGCCGGGACACCTTCGGCTGTGCTGCCGGCGACCTGGTGGGCGAGGATCGCGCCGAGCACGGCGACGCCGATCGTGCCGCCCAGCGACCGGAAGAACGACACGGTGGCGCTCGCCGCGCCGATGTCCTGCAGCGGCACGACGTTCTGCACGACGAGGACGAAGTTCTGCAACGTCATGCCGACCCCGGCGCCGATCAGGAGCATGGCCACGCCGATGAGGACCAGCGGCGTGTGCTCGTCGATGAGCCCCAGCCCGGCGAACCCGGCGGCGAGACTGACGGCACCGGTGACGAGGAACGGCTTCAGCCGGCCGGTGCGGCTGATCCGGCGGCCGGCGACGATCGAGAAGACCAGGATGCCCGCCATCATCGGGATGGTCAGCAGCCCGGCCTCGGTGGGGGAGTGCCCGCGGCTGACCTGGAAGTACTGGCTGAGGAAGACGGCGGCGCCGTACATCGCGGTGCCGGCGGCGAGGCTGCCGAGCACGGCCAGCGCGGTGGTGCGCTGCCGGATGATGCGGGGCGGCACCACGGGTTCGGCGGCGCGCAGCTCGACCCGGACGGCCAGCGCGAGCAGCACCAGGGTGCCACCGACCATCACGGCGCTCGGCCACGAGACCCAGGCGAACGAGTCGCCGGCGAACGACACCCAGATCAGCAGCAGGCTCACCCCGCCGGTGATCAGGGTCGCGCCCCAGTAGTCGATGCGGACGTTGTCGCGACGCACGACGGGCAGGCGCAAGGTCAGCTGCAGCAGGATCATGGCGACGACCGCGAAGGGCACGCCGATGAAGAAGCACCACCGCCAGCCCAGCCACGACGTGTCGACGAGGTAGCCGCCCAGCAGCGGCCCGCCGATCGTGGACAACGCCGTGACGCTGCTCTGGTAACCGGCGTACCGGCCGCGTTCGCGGGGCGGGATCATCGTGGCGATGGCGATCTGCACCAGCGACTGCAGGCCACCGACGCCGATGCCCTGCAGCGCGCGGGCGCCGATCAGCTGCCCCGCGTCCTGGGCCAGGCCCGCGGCGATCGAACCGGCGATGAACACGCCGGCGGTGAGCTGGATGAGGGTCTTCTTGCTGTAGAGGTCGGCGAGCTTGCCCCAGATCGGCGTCGCGGCGGTGGCGGCGAGCAGGGTCGCGGTGACGACCCAGGCGTACTGGGTGGGCGAGCCGTGCAGGTCGCGCAGCATCCGGGGCAGCGCGGTGGCGACCACGGTGCTGCTCAGCGTCGAGACGAACAGGGCGAGCAGCAGGCCGGTGAGCGCCTGGAGGATCTGCCGGCGTCCCGGCGCGGTCACGGCGTTTCCGCGGGGGTGAGGTGCAGGAGAACGCCGTCGGCGGCGAGGTAGAGGCTGTGGTCGGCCGCCGCGGCGAGGCCGGCGAACGGCCGCGGCACGCCGGGCATGCCGTGGGTGAACAGCGCGGGTTGGTCCCTTGTGGACGGTCCGGTCCCGGGAAGGTCCGCCACGGTCCGGCTTTCCCCGGTCACCAGGTCGATCTCGATGACCTGGTTCCGCCCGGTTTCGGCGACGAACAACCGGCCGTCGCTCACGACGATCCCCTGTGGACGGTCGAGCCCGTCGGCGAGCACGGCCGGCGTCTCCCCGTCGAGCCGGTACACCGCGCCGCGGTCCTCGTCGCTGACGTACCAGCGCCCGTCGCCGGCCACCGCGACGTCGACCGGGCGGCCGAGTCCCTCGGCGAGCACGCCGACGGTGTCGTCGGCGTCGATGGTCCGCACCCGCCCGGCCCCGGCCTCGGCGACCACGAGCACGCCGTCCTGGCGCAGCGCGATCCCCAGCGGCTGGTCCAGCCCGGACGCCCGGGTGCGCACGGCCCGCGTCGTCCGGTCGTACGTCCGGACCTGGCCGTACTGCGAGGTGAGGTGGAGCAGGTCGCCGTCGGCGGTGATGCCGTGGGCGAAGGTGAGCAGCCCGGTGGTGGCGACGTCGTCGTCCGGCGTGCGCGGGCGGGCGACGCGGTAGTGGTCGGCGGTGTGCACGCCGCCGCCGAGGTCGATCGTCACCCCGAACGGGCCGGCGAGGCCGCGGGGCGTGATCTCACGGGTGCGCCCGTCGGGGTGCAGCTCGGTGATGCCGCCGCCGGTGTAGCTGGAGACGTACATCCGGTTCCCGTCGTCGAACGCGGCGTTGTCGAGCCCGGGAATCCCGCTGGTGACGAGGGATTCGGTGCCGGCGCCGTGCAGGTCGACGCGGGTGACGATGCCGGCGACACCACGGGAGAGCACCAGCAGCACGCCGGCCTGGTCGAAGCGGACGGCGACGGGCTCGTGCACGTTCGCGGCGACGAGCTCCGGCTCGCCGCCGTCGGGCGGGATCCGGAAGACCTCGCCGGTCATCATGTGCGGGTAGTAGAGGTGGCCGTCCGGGCCGAGCTGCATGGCGTTGCCCATGGCGAGCCCGCCGGTGAGCACCACGGGCCCGTCGTCGCGCAGCTCCAGCAGGCGCCCGCCCGGGATCATCTCGTTGACGAACAGCCGGTCGCCGACGCAGGCGATCCCGTTGGGCAGCCGCACCTGGTCGGTGACCAGGCTGAACGTGCCGTCGGGCCGGCGTCGCCAGACCCGGCCGGGGACCAGGTCGGTGACGTACATCGAGCCGTCCGCGCCGAAGGCGAGGTCGTCGGGCGCTTGCACCGGCCCGCCGGCCGGCACGATCACCTCGACGTCACCGGAGGCGAGGTCGACGGCGCTGATCTGCCCGGCCAGGAACTGCGCCGCGTACAGGCGCCCATCCGGCCCGAAGGCGATGCCGTTCGACCCCCGCAGGGGTGCGGGCCGGGTCAGCCGCCGAGCCCGGAAGCCGGTCATGGGTCCCCTTCCAGCGTTTAAAGCAACTGCTTGATTCACGATACAGGTGGATCTTCGTGGGTGTGGCCCGGGTCTACGCGCTGATCCCCGGCGGGAGCACCCCGCCGCCGCGGAACGGGCGGCTGGTGCACGTTCACCCGCCGGCTGGGCCACCATTACCTGGCAGGCCGGCCACAGAGAGGAAGTCGTCATGGACGGGCTCACCGAAGAGGAAGTGGCGATCGTCGCGCTGGTGGGGGAGTTCGTCGACCGCGAAGTGCGGCCCGTGGCGCGGGAGCTCGACCACGGCGACGTCTACCCGGAGCAGCTCATCGAGCAGATGAAGGCGATGGGCATCTTCGGCCTCGCGATCCCCGGGCCGTGGGGCGAGGCGCACGTGTCCGCGCGGTGCTACGCCGCCGTCACCGAGGAGCTCGCCCGCGGCTGGATGAGCCTGGCCGGCGCGATGGGCGGGCACACCGTCGTGGCGAAGCTGCTGCTCGACCACGGGACGCCGGAGCAGCGGGACGCCTACCTGCCGAAGATGGCGACCGGCGAGATCCGCGCGACGATGGCCCTGACCGAACCCGGCGGCGGCTCCGACCTGCAGGCTCTGCGCACCACCGCCCGCCGCGACGGCGACGCCTACGTCGTCGACGGCGCGAAGACGTGGATCACGAACGCCCGCCGCTCCCAGCTCATCGCCCTGCTGTGCAAGACCGATCCCGCGGCGGACCCGGCGCACAGCGGCATCAGCATCCTGCTCGCCGAGCCCGGCCCCGGCTTCCACGTCTCGCGCGACCTGCCGAAGCTGGGCTACAAGGGCGTCGAGAGCTGCGAACTGGCCTTCGACGACTACCGCGTCCCGGCGACGGCGCTGCTCGGCGGGACGGAAGGCCGCGGGTTCACGCAGATGATGCGAGGGCTGGAGATCGGCCGCATCCAGGTCGCCTGCCGGGCGCTGGGTGTCGGGCGCGCCGCCCTCGAAGACTCCCTGCGCTACGCCCAGGAACGCGAGAGTTTCGGCAAGCCGATCTGGCAGCACCAGTCCGTCGGCAACCTCCTGGCGGACATGGCCACCAAGCTCGAGGCCGCGCGCCAGCTGGTGCACCACGCCGCCCGCCGGTACGACTCCGGCGAGCGCGCCGACCTGGAAGCCGGGATGGCGAAGCTGTTCGCGTCGGAGACGGCCATGGAGATCGCCCTCGACGCGGTGCGGATCCACGGCGGGTACGGCTATTCCACCGAGTTCGACGTCGAGCGGTACTTCCGCGACGCGCCGCTGATGATCGTCGGCGAGGGCACCAACGAGATCCAGCGGAACGTGATCGCGCGCCAGCTCGTCAAGCGGCACCCGATCCTGTCCTGAACCCTCGCGCGGAAGGAGACACATGGAGTTGATCCAGCCGGAACCGGCCGAGGCGCTCGCCGCGTTGCTCGGGGTGCCGCTGCCGGACGTCGAGGCCGGGCTTCCGTTGCTGTGGCACTGGTTGTACCTGCTGGAGCGCCCCGCTCAGGCGGATCTCGGCCCTGACGGGCACCCGGTGCGCGGCGGGGTCCTCGCCCCGTCGGGACCGGGACGACGTCGCATGTGGGCGGGCGGCCGGGTCCGGACGTCCGGGGCGCTGCGCTGCGGCGAACCCGCGACCCGGCACTCGGAAGTCCTGTCCAAGACGGAGAAACACGGCCGGTCGGGTGCGCTGACGTTCGTCGTCGTCGCGCACCGGATCTCGCAGCGCGGGCAGGTCGTGGTCGACGAGCGGCAGGACGTCGTCTACCGCGAAGCCGGCCTACCGAGCCTGCCCGAAGACGGCCCGGTCGTCCCGCCCGCCGCCGGCGACCGGGCGCTCGACGTGACGCCGACGCTGCTGTTCCGCTTCTCCGCCCTGACCTACAACGCCCACCGCATCCACTACGACCGCGACTACAGCCGCGACGTCGAGGGCTATCCGGGCCTGCTCACCCACGGCCCGCTCCAGGCCCTGGCGATGGCGGAAGCCGCCCGCGCGATGGGCCGCAAGGGCGACCGGACCTTCGACTACCGCCTTGTCTCGCCGCTGTTCGACCACCAGGGCCTGATCGCCCGCGCCGACATCGCGGCGGACGGCGTCACGACGGCCGTCCGCGACCGCCACGGACGGCAAACCGCCACCGGCACGCTGCGCTGAGCCCGTAACTCACGTGACCGAGCCCGTAACCCACGTGATCGAAGCCGGAACTCGCGACTTCCGGGCCCAATCACGCGAGTCACGGCCCTGATCACGCGAGTTCCGGCCCTGATCACGTCGGTGACGGGCCGGGTCACGCGGGTGACGGGGTCAGCTGACCCGTTCCCGGCCGGTCCTCACACGGTCGAGCGGAAGACGTAGTCGCCCGAGCCGACGCGGTAGGTGACGTAACCGTTCTGCGTCCCCGCGAACCGGGCGCCCGGGGGTGCCTGGACGGCGCGGGCGTCGCGGGCCGGCACCGAGATCTCGGCCGTCGCTCCGACCGGCACTCCGGCGCGCAGGGTGAAGCGGCCGTGGTCGCGGGTCCACGCCGAACTCACCTGGCCGAGCGGGGACTCGACGTGGGCGGACGCGGTCGTGAGGTCGCCGACCGGGTGGGGCTGGATCTTGACCGCCGTGTAGCCGGGCGCCGCCGGCTCGATCCCGGCGACGCGCTGGTAGAGCCAGTCGTCGACGGTGCCGAGGAAGGCGTGGTCGTGCGAGCGCGACGTGGCCTGCCACTCCTCCCACATCGTGGTGGCGCCGAGACCGGTGAACCAGTAGCCCCAGCCGGGGTACGTCGGGTTCGTCGCCACCTGGTAGGCGAGGTCGCCGTACCCGGCGTCGGTGAGCGCCGGGAGGATGATCTTCGTGCCCAGCGCCCCGGTGTTGAGGTGGACGCCGCGCGTCTTGACGTCGTTGACGAGGTTCGCGACCACGGCCGGGCGGTTCGGCGCCGGGACGATGCCGAGGCTCAGCGGCAGCAGGTTCGACGTCTGGCGGTAGCCGGCCGCGCGGTCGTCGTAGTACGCGCCGGACGCCTTGTCGAGGAACGTCGTGTTGAGCGCGTTCGCGACTGTGCCCGCGAAGGCGTCGAAGTGCTTGGCGTCGGCTTCGTGACCCAGGGCGCGGGCGATCTTGGCCATGGTCGTGGCCGTCTTGTCGATGTAGGCCGTGCCGGAGAGCCGGGTGCCCTCGGGCGGGTTCGCGGCGCCGGGGGCGAGCCAGTCGCCGTAGCTGAAGCCGGTGTAGATGTTCCCGGTCTTCGCGATGTCCTGCTCGTAGAAGGCGAGCCACGCCTTCATCGCGTCGTAGTTCTCGGCGAGGGCGCGGGTGTCGCCGTAGTACCAGTAGAGGTCCCACGTGATCAGGACGAAGCTCGCCGACCAGACCGGGTCCTTGACCTGCTTGCCGCCGACCGTCGCGGGCACGGTCTGGCCGATCGACCCGTCCGGGTTCTGGTCGTCGCGGTGCTCGCGCATCCAGTTCTCGTAGAAGTCCTGCATGTCGAAGTGGGCGATCGCCGAGTCGGCCGACAGGTGCGCGTCCGCGGTGTAGGGCCGCTTCTCGTACATCGGGGTGTCGGTCGGGACGGAGTGCAGGTTGTTCAGGATCGTGTTCGCCTCGGCGTCGTCGTAGCGGTTGAGCAGCGGGTTGGAGCTGGTGAAGTCGCCCGTGGTGGCGACCGCCGTGTGGACGCGCTCCGCGTCGACCGAGGCGACGGTGACCCCCGCCGGCGCGGCGACCTGGACGTAGCGGAAGCCCGCGTAGCTGTAGCTGGGCTGGTAGCTCTCCAGCCCGTCGCCCTTGAGGATGAACGCGTAGGACTGCAGCTGCATGCCGAACCCGCCGACGTTGTCGACCGTGCCGTCCGGGTTCAGCTTCTCGCCGTAGGTGATCGTCACCTGGGCGCCGGCGGGCCCGCGCAGGCCGACGCGCGCCCAGCCCGCGGTCGGGCCGGCGACGTCGTAGACGTGCACGCCGTCGCGCGGCGCGGTGACGGCGGTGATCGGCAGGTCGTCGGTCACCTTGATGGGTGGGAACGCCTCCGCGCGCAGCGTCCCGGCGGGTCCGGTCACCGGCAGTGCCGGCCGCCAGCCGGTGGCGTCGAACCCGGTGGTGGTCCAGCCCGGCCGCTCCAGCCGCGCGTCGTAGGTCTCGCCGAACCAGAGCGACTCCGTGCGCGTCGGCCCGTCGGCGACCTTCCAGGTGTTGTCGCTGGTGACCCGCTTGGTGCTGCCGTCCTGGTAGGTGACGTCGAGCTCGAGCTTCAGCTTGGGCTCGCTGTGCCACGGCGAAGCGACCCACTCGTCGGGGTTCGTCATCGCGTAGTACCCGCGGCCCAGGCTCACGCCCACCGCGTTGCCGCCCGCGCGCAGGGCCGCGGTGACGTCGTAGGTCGTGTACAGCGCGGTCTTGTCGTAGACGGTGAACCCCGGGTCGAGCTCGTGGTCCCCGACCTTGGCGCCGTTGAGGTAGAGCTTGTAGTACCCGAGACCGGCGATGTACGCGCGCGCGGACCTGATCGGCTTGGTGAGGGTGAACTCGTTGCGCAGCAGCGGTTCCGGCGGGGGAGGCGTGGAGACCGAGCTGCCCCACGGACCGGACCCGTACGCGGCGGCCACCAGCGCCTGCGGCCAGGCCGCGTCGTCGAAGTCCGGTTGCTGCCAGCCGGTCGCGGCGGTGTTCGCGGACTTCCAGGAGGCGTCGGTGACGAGTTCGAAGGGGGCGCCCGAGCTTTCGACCCGGAGCTTGCCGAGGAAGCCGGCCGGCCCGGGCTGGGCGTTGGTCGCCTCGGCCGCGATCACGTTGCGGCCGGGACGCAGCGCCGTCGAGACGTCGACGACGGTCGCCGTCCGCCAGGAGTCGCCGACGTGCGGCGAGGCGGCGACCTGCTGTCCGTTGACGGACACGGTGAAGCTGTCGTCGGCCGTGAGCTCGAGCTGGGCCGACGTGATCCGGTCGCCGGCGGGCAGGTCGAACGCGCGCCGGAAGTACCGCGTGCCGACGGGTGCCGAGTCGGCCGGATTCCCCTCGGGGTACCAGATCCAGCTCGCGCCGGTCAGCGACGGCGGCGTCGCGGTGGTCTGCGCGCCGATCCAGTCACCTTGGAACTCGCCCGGCGCCAGGAACGCCGTCTCGAACGACGCCGATGGACTCCACCGCGAAGCGTGCCGGGCGGCGTCCCAGACCTGGACGCGCCAGAAGTAGCGGGTCCGCGCCTTCAGGGCGTGGCCGGCGTAGGTGACGTCGAAGGACTGCGACGACCGCACTTCGCCGCTGTCCCAGACGTTCCCGGGCCCGTTGGGCTCGGTGGACACCACGATCCGGTACGCCGACTGACGCGCGGTGTCCTTCGCGGTCAGCGCCCAGCCGAACCGCGGCCGGGCGACGTCGACCCCGAGCGGGTCGGTCTGGTGCTCGACCTGCAGGCCACCGGCCTGGACGTCGCCGAGCGCGGGAACCGCCTCGACGGGCGCCACCCCCAGGACCAGGAAGGTCAGCAGGGCCAACGAAGCCGTCATCAGGCGCGAAGACATCGCGTTCCTCTCTCCGTTGACAGGGCGGCGGTCGATCCCCGACGAAATGAATCGTTTCAACCCGCGTGGCGAGGATGATGGTAGGCAGAACCCCGGCCCGGTGACAAGAGGCCGGCGGTCGCCTCGACGGCGACCGCCGGCCGGCTCCGGCCGCGTCAGGCCCGCGCCGGGCGGGGACCGCGGCCGAGCAACACGAGCGCGACGACGGCTTGCACCACCAGGACGATCGCCTGCGCCGGTGGCGCGTTGACGGTCAGCAACGCGACGGTCGTGTTGACACCGAAATGGACCGCGATCGACGCCGGAACACCACCGCGTTCGTAGGCGAAAACGGTCAGCAGCCCCATCGGGACGACACTGAGAATGAACAGCAGTCCGCTCAAGCTGAACAGGCCGAAAGAGGCCTGGATCGTGCCGGTGATGAAGAACAACGGCAGGTGCCAAACGGCCCAGATGACACCCAGCAG
This genomic window contains:
- a CDS encoding family 78 glycoside hydrolase catalytic domain; translated protein: MTASLALLTFLVLGVAPVEAVPALGDVQAGGLQVEHQTDPLGVDVARPRFGWALTAKDTARQSAYRIVVSTEPNGPGNVWDSGEVRSSQSFDVTYAGHALKARTRYFWRVQVWDAARHASRWSPSASFETAFLAPGEFQGDWIGAQTTATPPSLTGASWIWYPEGNPADSAPVGTRYFRRAFDLPAGDRITSAQLELTADDSFTVSVNGQQVAASPHVGDSWRTATVVDVSTALRPGRNVIAAEATNAQPGPAGFLGKLRVESSGAPFELVTDASWKSANTAATGWQQPDFDDAAWPQALVAAAYGSGPWGSSVSTPPPPEPLLRNEFTLTKPIRSARAYIAGLGYYKLYLNGAKVGDHELDPGFTVYDKTALYTTYDVTAALRAGGNAVGVSLGRGYYAMTNPDEWVASPWHSEPKLKLELDVTYQDGSTKRVTSDNTWKVADGPTRTESLWFGETYDARLERPGWTTTGFDATGWRPALPVTGPAGTLRAEAFPPIKVTDDLPITAVTAPRDGVHVYDVAGPTAGWARVGLRGPAGAQVTITYGEKLNPDGTVDNVGGFGMQLQSYAFILKGDGLESYQPSYSYAGFRYVQVAAPAGVTVASVDAERVHTAVATTGDFTSSNPLLNRYDDAEANTILNNLHSVPTDTPMYEKRPYTADAHLSADSAIAHFDMQDFYENWMREHRDDQNPDGSIGQTVPATVGGKQVKDPVWSASFVLITWDLYWYYGDTRALAENYDAMKAWLAFYEQDIAKTGNIYTGFSYGDWLAPGAANPPEGTRLSGTAYIDKTATTMAKIARALGHEADAKHFDAFAGTVANALNTTFLDKASGAYYDDRAAGYRQTSNLLPLSLGIVPAPNRPAVVANLVNDVKTRGVHLNTGALGTKIILPALTDAGYGDLAYQVATNPTYPGWGYWFTGLGATTMWEEWQATSRSHDHAFLGTVDDWLYQRVAGIEPAAPGYTAVKIQPHPVGDLTTASAHVESPLGQVSSAWTRDHGRFTLRAGVPVGATAEISVPARDARAVQAPPGARFAGTQNGYVTYRVGSGDYVFRSTV
- a CDS encoding alpha/beta hydrolase — protein: MKKFLLAAAIAAVAATALVPSASAAPSPPATLKWGTCPATTFPTPDLQCTTLKVPLDYRDPGGRQIDLLVSKMPSKNPEKRRGVLLTNPGGPGVGGWDYPQLMTLRGLPAPLPQSVRDAYDVIGFDPRGVGHSTPVTCDLTPEQQAIGNLPYAKDAADVVKQAQVAKAEAEQCATSKTGWMLPHVTTANTARDMDRIREALGETQVSYLGGSYGTYLGAVYTTMFPRRSDRIVLDSNLGPDGYDVDAMRAFGRGLEDRFPDFAKFAAAHPEYGLGSTPAQVTAKFYDLAARLDKKPVGEFTGGIFRGLNFSFTYGDTSFPMLAAAWQSLDQGKVPTLAGEAATENAFAARFAVICTDSVWPKSVAGYQRDVAVDRVRYPMLGAASANISACAYWQAPAAEPKVRITGNGPSNVLLVQNRRDPGTPLVNARKLRAAFGDRARMVTIDQGGHGAYVVAPNKCGNTAVTDFLVTGERPAHDTSCAAETS
- a CDS encoding MDR family MFS transporter; the encoded protein is MTAPGRRQILQALTGLLLALFVSTLSSTVVATALPRMLRDLHGSPTQYAWVVTATLLAATAATPIWGKLADLYSKKTLIQLTAGVFIAGSIAAGLAQDAGQLIGARALQGIGVGGLQSLVQIAIATMIPPRERGRYAGYQSSVTALSTIGGPLLGGYLVDTSWLGWRWCFFIGVPFAVVAMILLQLTLRLPVVRRDNVRIDYWGATLITGGVSLLLIWVSFAGDSFAWVSWPSAVMVGGTLVLLALAVRVELRAAEPVVPPRIIRQRTTALAVLGSLAAGTAMYGAAVFLSQYFQVSRGHSPTEAGLLTIPMMAGILVFSIVAGRRISRTGRLKPFLVTGAVSLAAGFAGLGLIDEHTPLVLIGVAMLLIGAGVGMTLQNFVLVVQNVVPLQDIGAASATVSFFRSLGGTIGVAVLGAILAHQVAGSTAEGVPAPAAYGAATGHIFAISAGVALLGVLAAVLLKPVVLRTSLDVPAPAKDSSTTG
- a CDS encoding MaoC family dehydratase N-terminal domain-containing protein, yielding MELIQPEPAEALAALLGVPLPDVEAGLPLLWHWLYLLERPAQADLGPDGHPVRGGVLAPSGPGRRRMWAGGRVRTSGALRCGEPATRHSEVLSKTEKHGRSGALTFVVVAHRISQRGQVVVDERQDVVYREAGLPSLPEDGPVVPPAAGDRALDVTPTLLFRFSALTYNAHRIHYDRDYSRDVEGYPGLLTHGPLQALAMAEAARAMGRKGDRTFDYRLVSPLFDHQGLIARADIAADGVTTAVRDRHGRQTATGTLR
- a CDS encoding acyl-CoA dehydrogenase family protein; the protein is MDGLTEEEVAIVALVGEFVDREVRPVARELDHGDVYPEQLIEQMKAMGIFGLAIPGPWGEAHVSARCYAAVTEELARGWMSLAGAMGGHTVVAKLLLDHGTPEQRDAYLPKMATGEIRATMALTEPGGGSDLQALRTTARRDGDAYVVDGAKTWITNARRSQLIALLCKTDPAADPAHSGISILLAEPGPGFHVSRDLPKLGYKGVESCELAFDDYRVPATALLGGTEGRGFTQMMRGLEIGRIQVACRALGVGRAALEDSLRYAQERESFGKPIWQHQSVGNLLADMATKLEAARQLVHHAARRYDSGERADLEAGMAKLFASETAMEIALDAVRIHGGYGYSTEFDVERYFRDAPLMIVGEGTNEIQRNVIARQLVKRHPILS